The Hyphococcus flavus genome contains a region encoding:
- the prfA gene encoding peptide chain release factor 1: protein MIPQEKLDALVSRFEQVESAMATASNSDEIIKLSKEHGELKDVVEKARELSGIRKQLVELKELSDGDDKEMADMAYDELQELKAKAPEIEHDLQLMLLPKDKADDSSVILEVRAGTGGDEAAIFAGDLFRMYQRYAQLEGWKVEVLSASESDKNGYKEIQASIAGDGVFAKMKFEAGVHRVQRVPETETQGRVHTSAATVAVLPEPEDVDIEINEADLRIDVFRASGPGGQSVNTTDSAVRITHIPTGVVVSQQDEKSQHKNRAKAMKVLRARLYEAERARADAERAAARKGMVGSGDRSERIRTYNFPQSRVTDHRIGLTVHNLDEVIRGDGLDPIVEELRTQDRADRLAAMQEDV, encoded by the coding sequence GCGCCATGGCGACTGCGTCGAACTCAGACGAAATCATCAAGCTTTCAAAAGAGCACGGCGAATTAAAAGACGTGGTCGAAAAAGCGCGCGAGCTATCGGGCATCCGCAAACAGTTGGTGGAACTGAAAGAGCTTTCAGATGGTGACGACAAGGAAATGGCCGATATGGCCTATGACGAATTGCAGGAGTTGAAGGCGAAGGCGCCTGAAATAGAACATGACCTGCAATTGATGCTGCTTCCCAAAGACAAAGCAGACGATTCTTCCGTCATTCTTGAGGTTCGTGCAGGCACCGGCGGCGACGAAGCGGCGATTTTCGCTGGCGATCTTTTCCGCATGTATCAGCGCTACGCCCAGCTTGAAGGCTGGAAAGTCGAAGTGCTTTCAGCGTCCGAGTCCGACAAGAATGGTTACAAGGAAATTCAGGCCAGCATTGCTGGCGACGGCGTTTTTGCGAAAATGAAATTTGAAGCTGGTGTTCATCGCGTTCAGCGCGTGCCTGAAACGGAAACGCAGGGACGTGTACATACGTCAGCAGCGACCGTGGCGGTCCTGCCGGAACCGGAAGATGTCGATATTGAAATCAACGAAGCTGATCTGCGTATTGATGTTTTCCGGGCGTCGGGGCCGGGTGGCCAGTCAGTGAATACGACTGACTCTGCAGTCCGCATCACGCACATTCCAACGGGCGTTGTTGTCAGCCAGCAGGATGAAAAGTCTCAGCACAAAAACCGGGCAAAAGCGATGAAGGTGTTGCGGGCGCGGCTTTATGAGGCCGAACGCGCCCGCGCCGATGCTGAACGGGCGGCGGCCCGCAAAGGCATGGTCGGGTCCGGTGATCGATCTGAACGCATCCGTACCTATAATTTTCCGCAAAGCCGTGTCACCGACCATCGCATCGGATTGACGGTGCACAATCTCGACGAAGTCATTCGCGGCGACGGGCTTGATCCGATCGTTGAGGAATTGCGTACGCAAGATCGCGCCGATCGTTTGGCGGCCATGCAGGAAGATGTCTGA
- the prmC gene encoding peptide chain release factor N(5)-glutamine methyltransferase, with protein sequence MSDTLSSLSIDTLQNHSVSEALRLGAAFLDNSETPDIDARALMKCALDIDDAALIMGGRENMSKRQCEAYLDFLNRRKNHEPVAYITGVKEFWSLEFRVTPDVLIPRSDSECLIEAAVGRRERNETLRILDLGTGSGCLLCALLSEFPNAEGIGVDISDGAVALASDNARLLGVANHAAFLTGNWLEPVSGVFDIIVINAPYIPDGHLPTLSRGVAGYEPHSALFSGENGLHDYETIMPQLPRFLADKGLLLMECGSDQTQALSDLVAGAGLCGGETFTIFDLAGRRRGVGFDRRKGQNRD encoded by the coding sequence ATGTCTGATACTCTTTCGTCACTGAGTATAGATACTCTCCAAAATCATTCTGTCAGTGAAGCGTTGCGTCTGGGCGCAGCGTTCTTGGATAATTCCGAAACGCCTGACATTGATGCCCGTGCGTTGATGAAATGCGCCCTCGATATTGACGACGCAGCGCTCATCATGGGCGGGCGGGAAAATATGAGTAAGCGACAATGCGAAGCTTACCTTGATTTCCTGAATCGCCGAAAAAATCACGAACCCGTCGCCTACATCACTGGGGTCAAGGAATTCTGGAGCCTTGAATTTCGCGTCACCCCTGATGTTCTCATTCCGCGCAGCGATTCTGAGTGTCTCATTGAGGCCGCCGTCGGGCGGCGTGAGAGAAATGAGACACTGCGTATTCTCGACCTAGGAACTGGATCAGGCTGTCTCTTGTGTGCGTTGCTTTCAGAATTCCCCAATGCGGAAGGTATTGGCGTCGACATATCCGATGGCGCAGTGGCGCTCGCGAGCGATAATGCGCGCCTGCTCGGGGTGGCGAATCACGCGGCATTTCTAACTGGAAACTGGCTTGAGCCAGTGAGCGGCGTTTTCGACATTATTGTGATCAACGCGCCCTATATTCCAGACGGCCATCTTCCGACATTATCGAGAGGGGTCGCTGGCTACGAACCCCACAGCGCGCTTTTCAGCGGCGAGAATGGCCTGCATGATTATGAGACGATCATGCCGCAATTGCCCCGGTTTTTAGCCGATAAAGGGCTCTTGCTCATGGAATGCGGCAGTGATCAAACACAGGCGCTTTCCGATCTTGTAGCGGGCGCCGGCCTGTGCGGTGGAGAGACGTTTACCATATTTGACCTTGCAGGCCGTCGGCGCGGGGTCGGATTTGACCGGAGAAAAGGACAAAATAGGGATTGA
- a CDS encoding DUF4167 domain-containing protein — protein MKRGRNQRRRPGGPNPNRALDSNGPDVRIRGTANQIYDKYQALARDASSAGDRIKAESYLQHAEHYFRLIRAAQANQQQQQQQPSAQEGEGEQPSVGNDEQRDGSRENSRENTNGRENRRGRAQRSNGAAEDAATEEDAASEEKADETTEAAASDEAEKKPRRRRTTRKTTRKKADADVEAQADDKKPAAAAAE, from the coding sequence ATGAAGCGTGGCCGTAATCAACGCCGCCGTCCCGGCGGTCCTAATCCGAACAGAGCGCTTGATTCAAATGGACCAGATGTCCGCATACGCGGCACAGCCAATCAGATATATGATAAGTACCAGGCGTTGGCGCGCGACGCTTCTTCTGCAGGCGACAGGATCAAGGCCGAAAGCTACCTTCAGCACGCAGAACACTATTTCCGGTTGATTCGCGCCGCACAGGCGAACCAGCAACAACAGCAGCAACAGCCTTCTGCGCAAGAAGGCGAGGGCGAACAGCCATCTGTTGGGAACGATGAGCAACGCGACGGCAGCCGGGAAAACAGCCGTGAGAATACAAACGGTCGTGAAAATCGGCGCGGACGCGCACAACGCAGCAATGGCGCGGCAGAGGATGCAGCGACCGAAGAAGATGCGGCCTCTGAAGAAAAAGCCGATGAGACAACTGAGGCAGCCGCAAGCGACGAAGCCGAAAAGAAGCCCCGCCGACGGCGCACCACACGCAAGACAACCCGCAAAAAAGCTGATGCTGATGTAGAAGCGCAAGCGGATGATAAGAAACCTGCCGCCGCCGCAGCAGAGTAA
- a CDS encoding SDR family NAD(P)-dependent oxidoreductase → MVGVTNTLFNLDGKTAIVTGASRGIGEAIARRLAQHGANVVVSSRKPGACKQVADTINETEGREAAHVIGCNISHKEELQHLVDETKAKWGPADILVSNAAVNPYFGPSSGMSDEQFDKILSCNVKASHWLSHMVLPDMQKKKDGAIIIISSIGGFVGSPAIGAYNISKAADLQLARNLAVEYGPDNIRVNCICPGVVKTYFAEALWKDPKVEKMMTEKLPMRRFGEPDDVAGAAVFLASPAAQWMTGQSIIIDGGTLVGLGGL, encoded by the coding sequence ATGGTCGGCGTAACAAACACTTTATTCAATTTAGACGGCAAAACAGCCATCGTGACCGGCGCGTCGCGTGGCATCGGCGAGGCTATTGCGCGCCGGCTCGCGCAACACGGCGCCAATGTCGTCGTATCAAGCCGTAAACCTGGCGCGTGCAAGCAGGTTGCAGATACGATCAATGAAACTGAAGGGCGCGAGGCCGCCCATGTGATCGGCTGCAATATTTCTCACAAGGAGGAGCTGCAGCACCTTGTGGATGAAACAAAAGCCAAATGGGGGCCGGCTGATATTCTTGTCTCCAACGCGGCGGTGAACCCGTATTTCGGTCCGTCGTCAGGCATGAGCGATGAACAGTTCGACAAGATTCTGTCTTGCAATGTGAAGGCCTCGCACTGGCTTTCACATATGGTGTTGCCGGACATGCAAAAGAAAAAAGACGGCGCCATCATCATTATATCTTCGATCGGCGGGTTTGTGGGCTCTCCAGCGATCGGCGCTTATAATATTTCCAAAGCGGCTGATTTACAGCTCGCACGAAACCTGGCGGTTGAATACGGACCGGACAACATTCGGGTGAACTGCATCTGCCCGGGTGTTGTCAAAACCTACTTCGCGGAGGCGCTCTGGAAAGATCCGAAAGTCGAAAAAATGATGACGGAAAAGTTGCCCATGCGCAGGTTCGGCGAGCCGGATGATGTCGCCGGTGCGGCTGTTTTTCTTGCGTCTCCAGCGGCGCAATGGATGACGGGCCAATCAATAATTATTGATGGCGGTACGTTAGTAGGCTTGGGCGGGCTTTGA
- a CDS encoding class I SAM-dependent methyltransferase: MSDPSKNFGEDAGRYATYRPDYPQDVFDLLISHVRSGKKLAVDLGAGSCQATRKLVRLFDYVVAVEPDARQAAEAQISENAEIRIASAEDVTFEAKSIDAVVSATAFHWMNQPLICRKVASWLKPDGVFFPFAFDRFEIEGEVGEFYNTEFEKWKEYRDRRIVECYDYTGALTNSREFEKVIPFAQNFSHTLPSEAAAGIVSTFSFARAYAKSTNNAERYFQEVTDVFVKAGETVTIKTPIVGALGVKS; this comes from the coding sequence TTGAGCGATCCGTCGAAAAATTTTGGCGAGGATGCAGGACGATATGCAACGTATCGGCCGGATTATCCGCAGGATGTCTTCGACTTACTCATATCGCATGTGCGCTCGGGCAAAAAGCTCGCTGTTGATCTTGGCGCCGGTTCCTGTCAAGCGACCAGAAAACTTGTCAGGCTGTTTGACTATGTCGTGGCGGTCGAGCCGGACGCGCGACAGGCCGCTGAGGCGCAGATTTCTGAAAACGCGGAAATAAGAATTGCATCTGCGGAAGACGTAACTTTCGAAGCGAAAAGCATAGATGCTGTTGTTTCAGCGACGGCGTTTCACTGGATGAATCAGCCGCTGATCTGCCGCAAGGTGGCGTCATGGTTGAAGCCAGACGGTGTGTTTTTTCCATTTGCATTCGACAGGTTTGAGATCGAGGGCGAGGTTGGTGAATTTTACAACACCGAGTTTGAGAAATGGAAGGAGTATCGCGATCGCCGCATTGTTGAATGTTATGATTACACGGGCGCCCTGACGAATAGCCGTGAATTTGAAAAGGTCATTCCATTTGCGCAAAATTTTAGCCACACGCTTCCGTCTGAGGCGGCGGCAGGAATTGTATCGACATTTTCATTTGCGCGAGCATACGCAAAGAGCACGAACAACGCGGAGCGGTATTTCCAAGAAGTTACTGACGTGTTCGTTAAAGCCGGTGAGACTGTGACGATTAAGACGCCGATAGTCGGTGCTTTGGGTGTTAAGAGTTAA
- a CDS encoding aminopeptidase P family protein → MFQTFEPVSDRSFAGKHLPLLRAEMKKLNLDGFIIPHDDEYQNEYIPAYAERLMWATGFSGSAGAAVIMTDKAAIFTDGRYTLQVRQQTDSNFFEYIDVTTTSIDVWLTDNAGKNLRIGYDPMLHTTAGVNRLRAASEKASFELVAVNENPIDIAWKDQPPAPLTPVKAHSMEFAGKESDQKRKEIADAIAKAGADSVLITAPPSIAWLFNIRGSDVSRSPLPLGRAIVNKDGKATLFLAPEKVGNELPGVLGDDVDIRAEKDVTAVLEKLGKEGAKVAIDPALAPYKYVDDLKSAGASIVPLTDPCALPRAAKNKIEIEGTRTAHIRDGAAVTQFLHWLDTEAQSGNVDEITAAKKLEEIRSQSDMLRDLSFDSISGAGPNGAICHYRVSTESNIKLDRGTLYLIDSGGQYPDGTTDITRTVPIGQPTEEMRERFTLVLKGHIALATTKFPKGTTGHQLDVIARKPLWDVGLDYDHGTGHGVGSFLGVHEGPQRIAPAPNTQALLPGMILSNEPGYYKSNEYGIRIENLIVVSELKPVEGGDREMMEFETITLSPINLVLVKPDMLTQHERDWLNEYHDRVRTTLAPLLPAEMKDWFEMVTRAI, encoded by the coding sequence ATGTTTCAAACTTTTGAACCGGTTTCCGACCGCTCCTTCGCTGGCAAACACCTCCCCCTGTTGCGCGCGGAGATGAAAAAACTGAACCTCGACGGTTTCATTATTCCGCATGATGATGAATATCAGAATGAGTACATTCCGGCCTATGCCGAACGGCTGATGTGGGCGACTGGCTTTTCAGGTTCCGCCGGTGCCGCCGTGATCATGACAGATAAAGCCGCCATTTTCACCGATGGCCGCTATACGCTGCAAGTCAGGCAACAGACTGACAGCAACTTCTTTGAGTATATCGATGTCACCACAACCTCTATTGATGTATGGCTCACAGACAACGCAGGGAAGAACCTTCGCATAGGCTATGATCCTATGCTGCATACGACGGCAGGGGTTAACCGCTTACGCGCGGCTTCTGAAAAAGCGAGCTTCGAACTTGTTGCTGTTAATGAAAACCCAATCGACATTGCCTGGAAGGATCAGCCGCCGGCGCCGCTGACACCGGTAAAGGCGCACAGCATGGAGTTTGCCGGAAAAGAGTCTGATCAAAAAAGAAAAGAAATCGCTGACGCTATTGCAAAAGCCGGCGCCGATTCGGTTCTGATCACCGCTCCACCCTCTATTGCATGGTTGTTCAACATACGCGGCAGCGACGTATCGCGCTCGCCCTTGCCCTTGGGCCGGGCGATTGTGAACAAGGATGGCAAGGCCACGCTCTTTTTGGCGCCTGAGAAAGTCGGCAATGAATTGCCTGGCGTTCTCGGTGACGATGTCGACATCCGCGCCGAAAAAGATGTGACGGCAGTGCTTGAAAAACTTGGCAAAGAGGGTGCTAAGGTAGCCATAGACCCCGCTCTTGCGCCTTACAAATATGTCGATGATCTGAAATCAGCCGGCGCATCCATCGTCCCACTGACAGACCCTTGCGCTCTGCCGCGCGCCGCAAAAAACAAGATAGAAATTGAAGGGACACGTACAGCGCATATCCGTGATGGCGCCGCAGTAACGCAGTTCCTGCATTGGCTTGATACCGAAGCCCAATCCGGCAACGTCGACGAAATCACGGCGGCGAAAAAACTGGAAGAAATTCGCTCACAATCGGACATGCTGCGCGATTTGAGTTTTGATTCAATCTCCGGAGCCGGACCAAACGGCGCTATCTGTCATTATCGTGTCTCAACCGAGTCCAACATCAAGCTGGATCGTGGCACGCTCTACTTGATTGACTCTGGCGGACAGTATCCTGACGGCACGACAGACATCACACGCACCGTGCCCATTGGCCAACCAACTGAGGAAATGCGCGAGCGCTTCACCCTCGTGCTCAAGGGGCACATCGCCCTCGCCACCACAAAGTTTCCCAAAGGCACGACAGGTCATCAGCTTGATGTGATCGCGCGCAAACCGCTTTGGGACGTTGGTCTGGATTATGATCACGGCACTGGGCATGGGGTCGGTTCATTTCTCGGCGTACATGAAGGCCCGCAACGCATTGCGCCAGCGCCGAACACGCAGGCCCTGTTGCCCGGCATGATTTTGTCGAATGAACCGGGCTATTATAAATCAAACGAATACGGCATCCGTATCGAAAACCTGATTGTCGTTTCTGAACTGAAGCCTGTTGAGGGCGGTGATCGCGAGATGATGGAGTTTGAAACCATTACGCTGTCGCCAATAAACCTCGTTCTTGTCAAGCCGGACATGCTCACCCAGCACGAGCGCGATTGGCTGAACGAATATCATGACCGTGTACGCACTACATTGGCGCCGCTACTGCCGGCCGAGATGAAAGACTGGTTCGAAATGGTGACGCGTGCGATTTAA
- a CDS encoding 50S ribosomal protein L11 methyltransferase, with protein MPSYKLSWTGERTPLEKAGDALTELLWPPAGAVSLSKEDATVEDGASAWRLDAYFEDAPDTEAVSKLVSEYGLRNGETEELPDVDWVAHSLEGLGVVRCGRFVLYGVHDEDKLPNEDGDISIRIDANQAFGTGHHPTTAGCLTLLDRFGGWAPKSILDLGCGSAVLAIAAAKLWERTLIASDIDETSVSIARENAALNGVGDKIMSLTAAGFDHPEIKSSAPFDFVFANILAGPLAELAPDMAAHVAKNGRVMIAGLMSEQEDVVRSAYEREGFRQINRLEQPTWPVLLFVKT; from the coding sequence ATGCCTTCCTATAAACTCAGCTGGACCGGAGAACGCACCCCACTTGAAAAAGCCGGTGACGCTTTAACCGAACTCCTCTGGCCGCCCGCCGGCGCAGTCAGCCTTTCCAAAGAAGACGCAACGGTTGAGGACGGCGCAAGCGCCTGGCGACTGGATGCGTATTTTGAAGATGCGCCTGACACAGAGGCTGTAAGTAAACTCGTCTCCGAATACGGATTGCGCAACGGCGAAACAGAGGAGCTTCCCGACGTGGATTGGGTTGCACATTCTCTTGAAGGTCTTGGCGTCGTCCGCTGCGGCAGGTTCGTTCTTTATGGCGTTCATGACGAGGATAAACTCCCCAACGAAGACGGCGACATATCGATACGAATAGACGCCAATCAGGCATTTGGCACAGGTCATCATCCGACCACGGCGGGGTGCCTTACCCTGCTCGACCGGTTTGGGGGCTGGGCGCCCAAATCAATTCTCGACCTCGGTTGCGGTTCAGCCGTTCTCGCCATCGCGGCGGCGAAACTCTGGGAGCGAACGCTCATCGCAAGCGATATTGACGAAACATCCGTTTCCATCGCCAGGGAAAACGCCGCGCTGAACGGCGTTGGCGATAAAATCATGTCCCTGACAGCCGCCGGTTTCGATCATCCAGAGATAAAATCATCTGCGCCGTTTGATTTTGTCTTCGCCAACATTCTGGCCGGCCCCTTAGCCGAGCTGGCGCCAGACATGGCGGCTCATGTCGCAAAGAATGGTCGCGTTATGATTGCCGGGTTGATGTCGGAACAGGAAGACGTGGTTCGCAGCGCCTATGAGCGTGAAGGGTTCCGGCAAATCAACCGGTTGGAGCAGCCAACCTGGCCAGTCCTCTTATTCGTAAAAACCTGA
- a CDS encoding carboxymuconolactone decarboxylase family protein: protein MTFIKTIAPDEAEGRLKTLYDRITGPDGRIDNIMTAHSLRPPSLEGHMSLYKNVLHHSANTTPKWLLETIGVYVSIMNNCAYCVEHHFEGLRHLLKDDARAEQIRSALNAGAAGDIMEQDVLAPKESAALRYAAMITKTPELIRANDIELLRTAGWNDGEILEINQVAAYFAYANRTVLGLGVTTEGDRLGLSPNNSDDENDWGHQ from the coding sequence ATGACTTTCATCAAAACCATTGCACCTGATGAGGCTGAAGGCCGTCTGAAAACGCTATACGACCGCATTACAGGACCTGATGGCCGTATCGATAACATCATGACGGCGCATAGCCTTCGCCCGCCCTCCCTAGAAGGACACATGTCGCTGTACAAAAACGTGTTGCATCATAGCGCCAACACAACACCGAAATGGCTTCTTGAAACCATTGGTGTTTACGTGAGTATTATGAACAACTGCGCTTATTGCGTTGAACATCACTTCGAAGGCTTGCGCCACTTGTTAAAAGACGATGCGCGCGCAGAGCAAATCCGGTCTGCATTGAACGCAGGCGCCGCTGGCGACATAATGGAGCAGGACGTTCTGGCGCCGAAAGAGAGTGCGGCATTGCGATACGCGGCCATGATCACAAAAACGCCGGAACTAATCAGGGCCAATGATATCGAACTTCTACGCACCGCCGGGTGGAACGACGGCGAAATTCTTGAGATCAATCAGGTCGCCGCCTATTTCGCCTACGCCAATCGCACCGTGTTGGGTCTTGGCGTTACTACGGAAGGCGATAGGCTCGGCCTTTCGCCAAACAACAGCGATGATGAAAACGACTGGGGACACCAATAA